One Candidatus Dependentiae bacterium genomic window, ATAACGTTAACAAGATCTTGAGGAAGATTACCAGCAGTTAACGCACCAACAACCGTTTTATAATGTAATAGGTAATCTCGTAGTATTTGCCCTATTTGACTGTATTGTCTATGCATTTCCTTGGCTTGTTCATAATTAGTTATTTCATAATACTCAAGTCTCCGCTTACGATTACGAATAATTCTACCGTACTTAACTACTATCTCTTGCAATGGTTTGAGCTTACAAACAACAATTTTACCATATTCAGCTATCTGCTCTTCTGTTGGTTTGAGCTTTTGTAGTAATGGTTTTATTGGGGCTAGGCGCCCCCATTTAATTACCTTTCGCAATGTTTTTTCCACCTGCTCTTGTGTTATTTTGAGCTTTTGTAGTAGTTGTTTTATTAAGGCTGTGTAACCACCTTCAATTGCTTTTTCCAGCGTGTTTTGCGTAGGATTCGTTTTAGCCTCTTGTACAAGGTAGAAATACCGCGCTAGTATTGCTCCAGTTGTTTCTTTGTCTTCAGAACTCCCTCCCAAATAACACTCTTCATAGGCAATGTTCATAGCTTTGTGACCAGCACCATTTTCAATAAAAGGATCTGCACCAGCTTCCATAAGAATTTGTGCGACATCGACATCGCCTAAGTAAGCAGCCATATGAAGTGGTGTAAAGTCCATACCGCTACTGACGTCAACAGCATTAATATTAGCACCTTTTTCAAGTAGTATTCGTACCATCTGAATGTTACGGCCACTGCTGATAGCAGCGTGAAGTAGTGTATCCCCACATTCATTAGTTACATTGGGATTGGCTCCTTGTTCCAATAGTTTAGCAACTTGCTGCACATTGCCTCTTTCAGCTGCTTTGATCAACTGTTGGTCGATATTCTGTTTATCATTCATGGCCCTAATGCAGGGCAATAGGAGTACCAGAGCAAAAAGTAATTTTTTCATTTATATCCTTTGTCATTTTATATAGTTATTTGTTTCAGGGTATCAGACTTATTTTCTAATTAAAAACAACATAATATAAAGATATCCTATATTTTTCTAATAAGTCGCCTTGCCTGTCGTGATTTGTGTGAGTGGTTATTAGGAACGCATGTCTGTAATGGAGCATTACAACACATGCAACTACCTTAATCAAATAACTACCAAAATAACTTGCAGATCAGCGATATCGAACTATAAGGCAAAAGGAGAAATTAATGAATTATTCAAACATAAAACATAGTTAATTTAAATCAACTAAACCATGCTATACAGATATCAACAAGTCCCTTTTTAGGCCCAAATAGACGAACTTGAATATTTCAAGCACTCACAGGTCACTGAACCGTACAGTAACTTTTTTTAGCTACAGGCTCAGCTACCTCTTCTCTAACTACAGGTTCTGCTAAAACTTTTATTGCTTCAGGTCCTGGCAAATCTTTATAATTGCAGTATTAAATAAATCTTCTATAGACTCAGGCTTAAGTAACCCTTTTATAAACTTAGCAGTAAACTCTTTGTTGTTAATAAGACCTTCAGCAAATGGATAAAGACCAGCCTTATTAGGTGTTATCAATCCTTTATCTTTACCTTCAACGTCTAGTAAATAGGCTAATACTTTCTCATTTGCACACACACTACCATTTTTCTTATGGCCTCTAAATGCATAATGCCACAGATTATTACCAGCTTTATCAACAGTATATACTGTGCTAAAACTTTTTTTTATTAGAGCTTTAACGGTATCGACATCATCATTAGCAGCTGCATGAAAGAGTTGTTTACGTCTAAGATCGATGTAAGCTTTAACTAAGGGGTTAGTAACGTAATCTCTGCTAGACAAGGTAGGATAAGGATCTACTGTTGATGATAAAGAGTTTAGTAAGTTTTGTGTG contains:
- a CDS encoding ankyrin repeat domain-containing protein is translated as MKKLLFALVLLLPCIRAMNDKQNIDQQLIKAAERGNVQQVAKLLEQGANPNVTNECGDTLLHAAISSGRNIQMVRILLEKGANINAVDVSSGMDFTPLHMAAYLGDVDVAQILMEAGADPFIENGAGHKAMNIAYEECYLGGSSEDKETTGAILARYFYLVQEAKTNPTQNTLEKAIEGGYTALIKQLLQKLKITQEQVEKTLRKVIKWGRLAPIKPLLQKLKPTEEQIAEYGKIVVCKLKPLQEIVVKYGRIIRNRKRRLEYYEITNYEQAKEMHRQYSQIGQILRDYLLHYKTVVGALTAGNLPQDLVNVITAYAL